The following is a genomic window from Acidobacteriota bacterium.
GGCATCGATCAACGCGGCGCTGTCGGTTTGCTGGTTATAAACCATTACGCCGCGCGAAGTCGCAAACCACAGCCGCCCGTCCGCGTCTTCAAAAATATGCCGCGTGTCATAGCCATCCAAATCTTTGAGCGGATGAAAGCCATCATCTCTGAAAATAGTCGCGCCTTTGGCGGTCGCAAATGCCAGAGCTGAACCGTCGCCGATTTTCGTCACCCAACGAACATTATTGGAAACCAGACCGTTGCCTTCACTGAACTGGGTCAGCGTCAATCCGTCGAGTTTGACTACTCCTTGTTCGGTGGCAAACCATGCTGCGCCGGTTTTATCAAAAGCCACGCAACGGGTGTTGGCTTTGACGCGAAAACTTTCAAGCGGCGCAAAACGTTCGCCCTGCATTTGCGACACCCCGGTTGAAGTCAAACACCAGAGGTTGTTGGCATCTTTGGCTTTCGGTTCCTCGACAATCAACCGCGCATCGTTATCCGGCAGTCCGCGACTGGTGGAAAAATTGACGAAGCTGTAGAGGTCGGCGTAAACCGTGCCGTTTTCCGTGGCAAACCACACGTCGCCTTCGCGTCCGTTGTATAAAGCCGTAACCGTATCCTGTTCGAGAAAATTGATACGTTGCGATTCGCCTCGCGCCAGATCATAAATCACCGCGCCGCCATTTATGAGCGCAAACCACATACGCCCCGAACTGTCTTGATTGATGGCGAGCGCCTGCAAATTATTTATGAGTTGCGCCGGATGCAATGCCGCAGCAATTTCATAACCGCCGTTATTATCCAGGGTCAGCAAGCCTTTTTGCGTCGCCAACCAAATGGTTCCGCTTTTATCTATAAAAACATCTTCTATGGTGCCGACATCAGCCATGCGCAGAGCCGGCGTGGGATTCGTCTGTGAGGTTGGCAAGGTTGAGGAAGTTGCGGATTGATTGCGCGGTGGATTGGATGGGGTTTGCGGGTTCGCTGACGTTAAGGGATTCGCCGGAGTCGTGATGATGTCGCGCTTGAAATCAAGCCGAATGACCTTGTCTTCATCAATGACGGCAATGCCTTTGGCAGTGGCAATCCAGAGTTTGCCGTTTTTATCTTCGGCAATGCCTTTCACGTCATTGGCGGGCAAGCCGCGCGTTTCATCGAACGTATCAAAATCTTTGCCATCAAATTTGAAGATGCCCGCAGCCGCCGTCACCCAAACCGTGCCGCGTGAATCGACAAACACTTTGCGCGTTTCAATGCCTTCCAACCAGCGGCGTTCATTGCCGCCTTCTCGGGTAATCCGCTTGATGCCACTGGTTGTCGCCATCCAGATATAAGCATTCTGATCTTCGGCAATCGACAACACATTATCGCCCGCAAGGTTTGCATAAGCCGAGCCTGCGCCGGTCGATGATTTGAAATCAATGCCGTTGAATTTAGCGATACCTCTATCGGTGCCAAACCACATCCAGCCATCGCTATCTTGATAAACTGCGTGAACGCTTTTTGACGGCAAGTTGGGAATGCTATAACGCGCAATCGCTTTGGCATTGATCGGGATAACCGGCGCGACCAGGAGTTGAATCGGAAATTCCGTGGTGATGTCCGATGAAATATAAACTTCGTTGCGGTATTCATCATAGCCACGCAACACGGCTGTGAGCCGATAAGAGCCGGGCGCAAGTTTTCCAAAATAGGCATCGCCGTTTTTGTCGGTTACAGACCGCGCCGCAGGCTCTTCGGCAACGCCTTTTTCCTGGGTGTAGAGCGAAACGGTCACGTTGCCCAAAGGGTTGTTACCGGCATCAAACACTGCAACGTGCAGTGACGGCGCGGAAGCCAGTTTGATAGTAACGGGCGGGACAATTTCATCGGGTTTGGTAATCGTTACTTGCGTTTGTTTTTGTCTGAGTCGCGCTGCCTGCACGGTGATGGTGTACTTTGCCGGGGCGAGATTTTTGAACTCAAATTTTCCGTCGCTCTGCGTCAACACCGAAGCCGAATAGACAGTCGAGGTGAGCGACACGGTGGCTTTATCAATCGGCACGCCTTTATCATCGAGCACCACGCCCGAAATCATCGCGGTGCCGGTTTGCGATGGTTGGGTCTGTGTAAGCGGAATTTGCAAAGCGCGGCTGTGGATTTCGATCAAACCAATTAATGAAATGACGAACGCCGACAACAGGCTGATGCGAAAAATAATTGAATAATCTGAGTGGTTC
Proteins encoded in this region:
- a CDS encoding two-component regulator propeller domain-containing protein, whose amino-acid sequence is MNRNENHSDYSIIFRISLLSAFVISLIGLIEIHSRALQIPLTQTQPSQTGTAMISGVVLDDKGVPIDKATVSLTSTVYSASVLTQSDGKFEFKNLAPAKYTITVQAARLRQKQTQVTITKPDEIVPPVTIKLASAPSLHVAVFDAGNNPLGNVTVSLYTQEKGVAEEPAARSVTDKNGDAYFGKLAPGSYRLTAVLRGYDEYRNEVYISSDITTEFPIQLLVAPVIPINAKAIARYSIPNLPSKSVHAVYQDSDGWMWFGTDRGIAKFNGIDFKSSTGAGSAYANLAGDNVLSIAEDQNAYIWMATTSGIKRITREGGNERRWLEGIETRKVFVDSRGTVWVTAAAGIFKFDGKDFDTFDETRGLPANDVKGIAEDKNGKLWIATAKGIAVIDEDKVIRLDFKRDIITTPANPLTSANPQTPSNPPRNQSATSSTLPTSQTNPTPALRMADVGTIEDVFIDKSGTIWLATQKGLLTLDNNGGYEIAAALHPAQLINNLQALAINQDSSGRMWFALINGGAVIYDLARGESQRINFLEQDTVTALYNGREGDVWFATENGTVYADLYSFVNFSTSRGLPDNDARLIVEEPKAKDANNLWCLTSTGVSQMQGERFAPLESFRVKANTRCVAFDKTGAAWFATEQGVVKLDGLTLTQFSEGNGLVSNNVRWVTKIGDGSALAFATAKGATIFRDDGFHPLKDLDGYDTRHIFEDADGRLWFATSRGVMVYNQQTDSAALIDASRGLIDNDTRWITRFNGLLFIATRSGVQAYNERQQGVAAFDAFDGEPASTLFVDRDNFLWVGTDSGQVKKFHTIQGHIISTVYSGEEHSLTGNRINAISEDSEGYIWIATDKGAVRHKPIRVPPSAQAALKFEGNSGAVFNGVAYELPSGQQRATFRLTGVSMSGQLQYLYRNNPGGIESRWELLPVQSSGEREVTVFQLDEGLNTFEVIALNRDLYGAKAPAATVPVRVQAPFWKRWWFYFLMLTGLGLATGAFFVVRQRQQREYVLPKELRTFLPIEKNPYIVGNPIRSEKMFFGREDDFRYVRTKLEGASQGVLIVFCGERRVGKSSILYQVMNGRLGKRFVPVFVDMQEMVITSDGEFFARIARLIVDALQRIEVRLIAPSFANRNPYPVFTDFLDDVIAAIGDRTLLILIDEYELMESKVDEGKLSPDFFTFLAGTMDNKERLAFIFTGSRRLEERDKKYWHDLLKSSLFRKVGFLTNNDTLRLITEPIEGKVVYGRGVIDAIYRLTAGQPFYTQVTCQNIVDYLNEHEQNWVTLADLNNVTKEIVDNPLPQMIYTWDALSDDEKLVISLLSETLANGDLFATAYDLWLSVKLNQYPVNLSETTIRLTLEEMFRRELLDKNVSDGFRLRIDLFRLWIRRSHSIWQVVKEVRTL